In the Candidatus Omnitrophota bacterium genome, one interval contains:
- the thiH gene encoding 2-iminoacetate synthase ThiH: protein MITLKEIKDILSNPDPRQTEKLAQKSAQLTRQYFGRAVSLYAPVYLSNYCSSHCTYCGYHSHHRIKRVKLNPDEMHLEMAAVAKTGIENILLLTGESYNVTPTSYLKEAVSAAKQHFASIALEVHPMEAEEYKDLYLHGVDGITVYQETYDRDRYQEVHLSGKKADYEYRYATPERAAQGGIRHLSMGILLGLSDVAEDLLALYRHLRYMEKAYPGVEYSVSFPRLRKIKGREFAVCDVDDVTFIKIICLTRLLFPRAGINLSTREDARMRDHALEIGVTKISAGSNTAVGGYTLKSPEDQDPQFDIEDKRSVAEIVDMLKTRHFDPVFTDWRAIGNG, encoded by the coding sequence ATGATCACTCTGAAGGAAATCAAAGACATCCTTTCCAACCCCGACCCGCGGCAGACGGAGAAGCTCGCGCAGAAATCCGCACAGCTCACGCGCCAGTATTTCGGCCGGGCCGTCTCGCTCTACGCGCCGGTCTATCTGTCCAACTATTGCAGCAGCCACTGCACCTACTGCGGCTACCACAGCCACCACCGCATCAAGCGCGTCAAACTCAACCCCGATGAGATGCACCTCGAAATGGCGGCTGTGGCCAAGACCGGCATCGAGAACATCCTCCTGTTGACCGGCGAATCCTACAACGTCACGCCCACCTCCTATTTAAAGGAAGCCGTGTCCGCGGCCAAACAGCATTTCGCATCGATCGCCCTGGAAGTCCATCCCATGGAAGCAGAGGAATACAAAGACCTTTACCTGCACGGCGTTGACGGCATCACCGTGTATCAGGAAACTTACGACCGCGACCGGTATCAGGAAGTCCACCTCTCCGGGAAAAAAGCGGATTACGAATACCGTTACGCCACGCCCGAGCGCGCCGCGCAAGGCGGCATCCGGCACCTCTCTATGGGGATTTTGCTGGGCTTGTCGGACGTGGCTGAAGACCTCCTCGCCCTCTACCGCCACCTGCGTTATATGGAGAAGGCGTATCCGGGCGTTGAATACAGCGTGTCGTTTCCCAGACTGCGCAAAATCAAAGGCCGGGAATTCGCGGTCTGCGACGTTGACGACGTCACGTTCATCAAGATCATCTGCCTCACGCGCCTTTTGTTCCCGCGCGCCGGCATCAACCTCTCCACCCGCGAAGACGCCCGCATGCGCGACCACGCCCTGGAGATCGGCGTCACCAAGATTTCCGCCGGCTCCAATACCGCCGTCGGCGGCTATACTTTAAAATCACCCGAAGACCAGGACCCCCAGTTCGACATCGAGGACAAACGCAGCGTGGCCGAAATCGTGGACATGCTAAAAACCCGCCACTTCGACCCCGTGTTCACGGATTGGAGGGCGATTGGGAATGGGTGA
- a CDS encoding thiazole synthase, whose protein sequence is MQTTEQKSAQIQDTPLTIAGKSFTSRFLLGTGKFKSKTDLADSIAASKTEIVTVALRRIDLERHEDNILEYIPKNVTLLVNTSGARNAQEAVRIAKLARESGCGHWVKIEVINDSKYLLPDNQETIKATEILAADGFVVMPYMSPDLYAARELVKAGAASVMPLGSLIGSNQGLKAKEFIRILIDEIDIPIVVDAGIGAPSQAAEAMEMGADAVLANTAVATAGHPALLAQAFAMAVKAGRLGYLSKLPAQKTIADASSPLTGFLYE, encoded by the coding sequence ATGCAAACCACAGAACAAAAATCAGCGCAGATCCAGGACACCCCGCTCACCATCGCGGGCAAGTCCTTCACCAGCCGTTTCCTCCTCGGCACCGGCAAGTTCAAGAGCAAGACCGACCTTGCCGATTCCATCGCCGCTTCAAAGACCGAGATCGTGACCGTGGCCCTCCGCCGCATCGACCTCGAGCGCCACGAAGACAACATCCTCGAATACATCCCGAAAAACGTCACCCTTCTGGTCAACACCTCCGGCGCCCGCAACGCCCAGGAAGCCGTGCGCATCGCCAAACTCGCGCGCGAATCCGGTTGCGGCCACTGGGTCAAGATCGAGGTCATCAACGACAGCAAATACCTTCTGCCTGATAATCAAGAGACCATCAAGGCCACCGAGATCCTCGCCGCCGACGGCTTTGTGGTCATGCCCTACATGTCCCCGGACCTTTACGCCGCGCGCGAGCTCGTCAAGGCCGGTGCCGCCTCGGTGATGCCGCTCGGCTCCCTGATCGGCAGCAACCAGGGGCTCAAGGCCAAAGAATTCATCCGCATCCTCATTGACGAGATCGATATCCCGATCGTCGTGGACGCCGGGATCGGCGCTCCGTCCCAGGCCGCCGAGGCCATGGAGATGGGGGCCGACGCCGTGCTGGCCAACACCGCCGTGGCCACCGCCGGACATCCGGCGCTCCTCGCCCAGGCGTTTGCCATGGCCGTGAAGGCCGGCCGCCTCGGATATTTGAGCAAACTTCCCGCGCAGAAAACGATCGCCGACGCGTCTTCGCCGCTGACGGGATTTTTATACGAATAA